A genomic region of Zalophus californianus isolate mZalCal1 chromosome 1, mZalCal1.pri.v2, whole genome shotgun sequence contains the following coding sequences:
- the AP2M1 gene encoding AP-2 complex subunit mu isoform X5, whose translation MVFEFLYKMCDVMAAYFGKISEENIKNNFVLIYELLDEILDFGYPQNSETGALKTFITQQGIKSQHQTKEEQSQITSQVTGQIGWRREGIKYRRNELFLDVLESVNLLMSPQGQVLSAHVSGRVVMKSYLSGMPECKFGMNDKIVIEKQGKGTADETSKRRPSAPARSGKQSIAIDDCTFHQCVRLSKFDSERSISFIPPDGEFELMRYRTTKDIILPFRVIPLVREVGRTKLEVKVVIKSNFKPSLLAQKIEVRIPTPLNTSGVQVICMKGKAKYKASENAIVWKIKRMAGMKESQISAEIELLPTNDKKKWARPPISMNFEVPFAPSGLKVRYLKVFEPKLNYSDHDVIKWVRYIGRSGIYETRC comes from the exons ATGGTCTTCGAATTCCTCTATAAGATGTGTGACGTAATGGCTGCCTACTTCGGCAAGATCAGTGAGGAGAACATCAAGAACAATTTTGTGCTCATATATGAGCTGCTGGATG AGATCCTGGACTTTGGCTATCCACAGAATTCAGAGACAGGAGCACTGAAAACCTTCATCACTCAGCAGGGTATCAAGAGCCAG CATCAG ACAAAAGAAGAGCAATCCCAGATCACCAGCCAGGTGACCGGGCAGATTGGCTGGCGGCGGGAGGGCATCAAGTATCGCCGGAATGAGCTCTTCTTGGATGTGCTGGAGAGTGTGAACCTCCTCATGTCCCCCCAGG GGCAGGTGCTGAGCGCCCATGTGTCAGGCCGGGTGGTGATGAAGAGCTACCTGAGTGGCATGCCTGAGTGCAAGTTTGGGATGAATGACAAGATTGTCATTGAGAAGCAAGGCAAAGGCACAGCTGATGAAACAAGCAAGAG GAGACCTTCTGCCCCTGCTCGCAGTGGGAAGCAATCAATCGCCATCGATGACTGCACCTTCCACCAGTGTGTGCGACTCAGCAAGTTTGACTCTGAACGCAGCATCAGCTTCATCCCACCAGATGGAGAGTTTGAGCTAATGAG GTATCGTACCACCAAGGACATCATCCTTCCTTTCCGGGTGATCCCACTAGTGCGAGAAGTGGGACGCACCAAGCTGGAGGTTAAGGTGGTCATCAAGTCCAATTTCAAGCCCTCATTACTGGCTCAGAAGATTGAG GTGAGGATCCCAACCCCACTGAACACAAGCGGGGTACAGGTGATCTGCATGAAGGGGAAGGCCAAGTACAAGGCCAGCGAGAACGCCATCGTGTGGAA GATCAAGCGCATGGCAGGCATGAAGGAATCGCAGATCAGCGCAGAGATTGAACTTCTGCCCACCAATGACAAGAAGAAATGGGCTCGACCCCCCATTTCCATGAACTTTGAG GTGCCATTCGCACCCTCTGGCCTCAAGGTGCGCTACTTGAAGGTGTTTGAACCGAAGCTGAACTACAGCGACCATGATGTCATCAAATGGGTGCGCTATATTGGCCGCAGCGGCATTTATGAGACCCGCTGCTAG
- the AP2M1 gene encoding AP-2 complex subunit mu isoform X3 gives MIGGLFIYNHKGEVLISRVYRDDIGRNAVDAFRVNVIHARQQVRSPVTNIARTSFFHVKRSNIWLAAVTKQNVNAAMVFEFLYKMCDVMAAYFGKISEENIKNNFVLIYELLDEILDFGYPQNSETGALKTFITQQGIKSQHQTKEEQSQITSQVTGQIGWRREGIKYRRNELFLDVLESVNLLMSPQGQVLSAHVSGRVVMKSYLSGMPECKFGMNDKIVIEKQGKGTADETSKSGKQSIAIDDCTFHQCVRLSKFDSERSISFIPPDGEFELMRYRTTKDIILPFRVIPLVREVGRTKLEVKVVIKSNFKPSLLAQKIEVRIPTPLNTSGVQVICMKGKAKYKASENAIVWKIKRMAGMKESQISAEIELLPTNDKKKWARPPISMNFEVPFAPSGLKVRYLKVFEPKLNYSDHDVIKWVRYIGRSGIYETRC, from the exons ATGATTGGAGGCTTATTCATCTATAATCACAAGGGGGAGGTGCTCATCTCCCGGGTCTACCGAGATGACATCGG GAGGAATGCAGTGGATGCCTTTCGGGTCAATGTTATCCACGCCCGGCAGCAGGTTCGCAGCCCCGTCACCAACATCGCTCGCACCAGTTTCTTCCATGTTAAGCGGTCCAACATCTGGTTGGCAGCTGTCACCAAGCAGAATGTCAATGCTGCCATGGTCTTCGAATTCCTCTATAAGATGTGTGACGTAATGGCTGCCTACTTCGGCAAGATCAGTGAGGAGAACATCAAGAACAATTTTGTGCTCATATATGAGCTGCTGGATG AGATCCTGGACTTTGGCTATCCACAGAATTCAGAGACAGGAGCACTGAAAACCTTCATCACTCAGCAGGGTATCAAGAGCCAG CATCAG ACAAAAGAAGAGCAATCCCAGATCACCAGCCAGGTGACCGGGCAGATTGGCTGGCGGCGGGAGGGCATCAAGTATCGCCGGAATGAGCTCTTCTTGGATGTGCTGGAGAGTGTGAACCTCCTCATGTCCCCCCAGG GGCAGGTGCTGAGCGCCCATGTGTCAGGCCGGGTGGTGATGAAGAGCTACCTGAGTGGCATGCCTGAGTGCAAGTTTGGGATGAATGACAAGATTGTCATTGAGAAGCAAGGCAAAGGCACAGCTGATGAAACAAGCAAGAG TGGGAAGCAATCAATCGCCATCGATGACTGCACCTTCCACCAGTGTGTGCGACTCAGCAAGTTTGACTCTGAACGCAGCATCAGCTTCATCCCACCAGATGGAGAGTTTGAGCTAATGAG GTATCGTACCACCAAGGACATCATCCTTCCTTTCCGGGTGATCCCACTAGTGCGAGAAGTGGGACGCACCAAGCTGGAGGTTAAGGTGGTCATCAAGTCCAATTTCAAGCCCTCATTACTGGCTCAGAAGATTGAG GTGAGGATCCCAACCCCACTGAACACAAGCGGGGTACAGGTGATCTGCATGAAGGGGAAGGCCAAGTACAAGGCCAGCGAGAACGCCATCGTGTGGAA GATCAAGCGCATGGCAGGCATGAAGGAATCGCAGATCAGCGCAGAGATTGAACTTCTGCCCACCAATGACAAGAAGAAATGGGCTCGACCCCCCATTTCCATGAACTTTGAG GTGCCATTCGCACCCTCTGGCCTCAAGGTGCGCTACTTGAAGGTGTTTGAACCGAAGCTGAACTACAGCGACCATGATGTCATCAAATGGGTGCGCTATATTGGCCGCAGCGGCATTTATGAGACCCGCTGCTAG
- the AP2M1 gene encoding AP-2 complex subunit mu isoform X1 has protein sequence MIGGLFIYNHKGEVLISRVYRDDIGRNAVDAFRVNVIHARQQVRSPVTNIARTSFFHVKRSNIWLAAVTKQNVNAAMVFEFLYKMCDVMAAYFGKISEENIKNNFVLIYELLDEILDFGYPQNSETGALKTFITQQGIKSQHQTKEEQSQITSQVTGQIGWRREGIKYRRNELFLDVLESVNLLMSPQGQVLSAHVSGRVVMKSYLSGMPECKFGMNDKIVIEKQGKGTADETSKRRPSAPARSGKQSIAIDDCTFHQCVRLSKFDSERSISFIPPDGEFELMRYRTTKDIILPFRVIPLVREVGRTKLEVKVVIKSNFKPSLLAQKIEVRIPTPLNTSGVQVICMKGKAKYKASENAIVWKIKRMAGMKESQISAEIELLPTNDKKKWARPPISMNFEVPFAPSGLKVRYLKVFEPKLNYSDHDVIKWVRYIGRSGIYETRC, from the exons ATGATTGGAGGCTTATTCATCTATAATCACAAGGGGGAGGTGCTCATCTCCCGGGTCTACCGAGATGACATCGG GAGGAATGCAGTGGATGCCTTTCGGGTCAATGTTATCCACGCCCGGCAGCAGGTTCGCAGCCCCGTCACCAACATCGCTCGCACCAGTTTCTTCCATGTTAAGCGGTCCAACATCTGGTTGGCAGCTGTCACCAAGCAGAATGTCAATGCTGCCATGGTCTTCGAATTCCTCTATAAGATGTGTGACGTAATGGCTGCCTACTTCGGCAAGATCAGTGAGGAGAACATCAAGAACAATTTTGTGCTCATATATGAGCTGCTGGATG AGATCCTGGACTTTGGCTATCCACAGAATTCAGAGACAGGAGCACTGAAAACCTTCATCACTCAGCAGGGTATCAAGAGCCAG CATCAG ACAAAAGAAGAGCAATCCCAGATCACCAGCCAGGTGACCGGGCAGATTGGCTGGCGGCGGGAGGGCATCAAGTATCGCCGGAATGAGCTCTTCTTGGATGTGCTGGAGAGTGTGAACCTCCTCATGTCCCCCCAGG GGCAGGTGCTGAGCGCCCATGTGTCAGGCCGGGTGGTGATGAAGAGCTACCTGAGTGGCATGCCTGAGTGCAAGTTTGGGATGAATGACAAGATTGTCATTGAGAAGCAAGGCAAAGGCACAGCTGATGAAACAAGCAAGAG GAGACCTTCTGCCCCTGCTCGCAGTGGGAAGCAATCAATCGCCATCGATGACTGCACCTTCCACCAGTGTGTGCGACTCAGCAAGTTTGACTCTGAACGCAGCATCAGCTTCATCCCACCAGATGGAGAGTTTGAGCTAATGAG GTATCGTACCACCAAGGACATCATCCTTCCTTTCCGGGTGATCCCACTAGTGCGAGAAGTGGGACGCACCAAGCTGGAGGTTAAGGTGGTCATCAAGTCCAATTTCAAGCCCTCATTACTGGCTCAGAAGATTGAG GTGAGGATCCCAACCCCACTGAACACAAGCGGGGTACAGGTGATCTGCATGAAGGGGAAGGCCAAGTACAAGGCCAGCGAGAACGCCATCGTGTGGAA GATCAAGCGCATGGCAGGCATGAAGGAATCGCAGATCAGCGCAGAGATTGAACTTCTGCCCACCAATGACAAGAAGAAATGGGCTCGACCCCCCATTTCCATGAACTTTGAG GTGCCATTCGCACCCTCTGGCCTCAAGGTGCGCTACTTGAAGGTGTTTGAACCGAAGCTGAACTACAGCGACCATGATGTCATCAAATGGGTGCGCTATATTGGCCGCAGCGGCATTTATGAGACCCGCTGCTAG
- the AP2M1 gene encoding AP-2 complex subunit mu isoform X4 has product MIGGLFIYNHKGEVLISRVYRDDIGRNAVDAFRVNVIHARQQVRSPVTNIARTSFFHVKRSNIWLAAVTKQNVNAAMVFEFLYKMCDVMAAYFGKISEENIKNNFVLIYELLDEILDFGYPQNSETGALKTFITQQGIKSQTKEEQSQITSQVTGQIGWRREGIKYRRNELFLDVLESVNLLMSPQGQVLSAHVSGRVVMKSYLSGMPECKFGMNDKIVIEKQGKGTADETSKSGKQSIAIDDCTFHQCVRLSKFDSERSISFIPPDGEFELMRYRTTKDIILPFRVIPLVREVGRTKLEVKVVIKSNFKPSLLAQKIEVRIPTPLNTSGVQVICMKGKAKYKASENAIVWKIKRMAGMKESQISAEIELLPTNDKKKWARPPISMNFEVPFAPSGLKVRYLKVFEPKLNYSDHDVIKWVRYIGRSGIYETRC; this is encoded by the exons ATGATTGGAGGCTTATTCATCTATAATCACAAGGGGGAGGTGCTCATCTCCCGGGTCTACCGAGATGACATCGG GAGGAATGCAGTGGATGCCTTTCGGGTCAATGTTATCCACGCCCGGCAGCAGGTTCGCAGCCCCGTCACCAACATCGCTCGCACCAGTTTCTTCCATGTTAAGCGGTCCAACATCTGGTTGGCAGCTGTCACCAAGCAGAATGTCAATGCTGCCATGGTCTTCGAATTCCTCTATAAGATGTGTGACGTAATGGCTGCCTACTTCGGCAAGATCAGTGAGGAGAACATCAAGAACAATTTTGTGCTCATATATGAGCTGCTGGATG AGATCCTGGACTTTGGCTATCCACAGAATTCAGAGACAGGAGCACTGAAAACCTTCATCACTCAGCAGGGTATCAAGAGCCAG ACAAAAGAAGAGCAATCCCAGATCACCAGCCAGGTGACCGGGCAGATTGGCTGGCGGCGGGAGGGCATCAAGTATCGCCGGAATGAGCTCTTCTTGGATGTGCTGGAGAGTGTGAACCTCCTCATGTCCCCCCAGG GGCAGGTGCTGAGCGCCCATGTGTCAGGCCGGGTGGTGATGAAGAGCTACCTGAGTGGCATGCCTGAGTGCAAGTTTGGGATGAATGACAAGATTGTCATTGAGAAGCAAGGCAAAGGCACAGCTGATGAAACAAGCAAGAG TGGGAAGCAATCAATCGCCATCGATGACTGCACCTTCCACCAGTGTGTGCGACTCAGCAAGTTTGACTCTGAACGCAGCATCAGCTTCATCCCACCAGATGGAGAGTTTGAGCTAATGAG GTATCGTACCACCAAGGACATCATCCTTCCTTTCCGGGTGATCCCACTAGTGCGAGAAGTGGGACGCACCAAGCTGGAGGTTAAGGTGGTCATCAAGTCCAATTTCAAGCCCTCATTACTGGCTCAGAAGATTGAG GTGAGGATCCCAACCCCACTGAACACAAGCGGGGTACAGGTGATCTGCATGAAGGGGAAGGCCAAGTACAAGGCCAGCGAGAACGCCATCGTGTGGAA GATCAAGCGCATGGCAGGCATGAAGGAATCGCAGATCAGCGCAGAGATTGAACTTCTGCCCACCAATGACAAGAAGAAATGGGCTCGACCCCCCATTTCCATGAACTTTGAG GTGCCATTCGCACCCTCTGGCCTCAAGGTGCGCTACTTGAAGGTGTTTGAACCGAAGCTGAACTACAGCGACCATGATGTCATCAAATGGGTGCGCTATATTGGCCGCAGCGGCATTTATGAGACCCGCTGCTAG
- the AP2M1 gene encoding AP-2 complex subunit mu isoform X2, protein MIGGLFIYNHKGEVLISRVYRDDIGRNAVDAFRVNVIHARQQVRSPVTNIARTSFFHVKRSNIWLAAVTKQNVNAAMVFEFLYKMCDVMAAYFGKISEENIKNNFVLIYELLDEILDFGYPQNSETGALKTFITQQGIKSQTKEEQSQITSQVTGQIGWRREGIKYRRNELFLDVLESVNLLMSPQGQVLSAHVSGRVVMKSYLSGMPECKFGMNDKIVIEKQGKGTADETSKRRPSAPARSGKQSIAIDDCTFHQCVRLSKFDSERSISFIPPDGEFELMRYRTTKDIILPFRVIPLVREVGRTKLEVKVVIKSNFKPSLLAQKIEVRIPTPLNTSGVQVICMKGKAKYKASENAIVWKIKRMAGMKESQISAEIELLPTNDKKKWARPPISMNFEVPFAPSGLKVRYLKVFEPKLNYSDHDVIKWVRYIGRSGIYETRC, encoded by the exons ATGATTGGAGGCTTATTCATCTATAATCACAAGGGGGAGGTGCTCATCTCCCGGGTCTACCGAGATGACATCGG GAGGAATGCAGTGGATGCCTTTCGGGTCAATGTTATCCACGCCCGGCAGCAGGTTCGCAGCCCCGTCACCAACATCGCTCGCACCAGTTTCTTCCATGTTAAGCGGTCCAACATCTGGTTGGCAGCTGTCACCAAGCAGAATGTCAATGCTGCCATGGTCTTCGAATTCCTCTATAAGATGTGTGACGTAATGGCTGCCTACTTCGGCAAGATCAGTGAGGAGAACATCAAGAACAATTTTGTGCTCATATATGAGCTGCTGGATG AGATCCTGGACTTTGGCTATCCACAGAATTCAGAGACAGGAGCACTGAAAACCTTCATCACTCAGCAGGGTATCAAGAGCCAG ACAAAAGAAGAGCAATCCCAGATCACCAGCCAGGTGACCGGGCAGATTGGCTGGCGGCGGGAGGGCATCAAGTATCGCCGGAATGAGCTCTTCTTGGATGTGCTGGAGAGTGTGAACCTCCTCATGTCCCCCCAGG GGCAGGTGCTGAGCGCCCATGTGTCAGGCCGGGTGGTGATGAAGAGCTACCTGAGTGGCATGCCTGAGTGCAAGTTTGGGATGAATGACAAGATTGTCATTGAGAAGCAAGGCAAAGGCACAGCTGATGAAACAAGCAAGAG GAGACCTTCTGCCCCTGCTCGCAGTGGGAAGCAATCAATCGCCATCGATGACTGCACCTTCCACCAGTGTGTGCGACTCAGCAAGTTTGACTCTGAACGCAGCATCAGCTTCATCCCACCAGATGGAGAGTTTGAGCTAATGAG GTATCGTACCACCAAGGACATCATCCTTCCTTTCCGGGTGATCCCACTAGTGCGAGAAGTGGGACGCACCAAGCTGGAGGTTAAGGTGGTCATCAAGTCCAATTTCAAGCCCTCATTACTGGCTCAGAAGATTGAG GTGAGGATCCCAACCCCACTGAACACAAGCGGGGTACAGGTGATCTGCATGAAGGGGAAGGCCAAGTACAAGGCCAGCGAGAACGCCATCGTGTGGAA GATCAAGCGCATGGCAGGCATGAAGGAATCGCAGATCAGCGCAGAGATTGAACTTCTGCCCACCAATGACAAGAAGAAATGGGCTCGACCCCCCATTTCCATGAACTTTGAG GTGCCATTCGCACCCTCTGGCCTCAAGGTGCGCTACTTGAAGGTGTTTGAACCGAAGCTGAACTACAGCGACCATGATGTCATCAAATGGGTGCGCTATATTGGCCGCAGCGGCATTTATGAGACCCGCTGCTAG